The following proteins are co-located in the Bradyrhizobium barranii subsp. barranii genome:
- the tnpA gene encoding IS66-like element accessory protein TnpA, translated as MHQDRHQDGHDAASYQRIEVITGERRRRSWSDAEKARIVAESADPETSISEVARRNGVNRGLLSVWRRQARLASSEAPQFVQVRLEAAVEAQPNAIDKAHVLTDPAERIEVMIAGATVRVPVGVDAATLERVLAAVRSTR; from the coding sequence ATGCATCAAGACAGACATCAAGACGGGCATGATGCCGCCTCCTATCAGCGGATCGAGGTGATCACAGGGGAGAGGCGACGGCGCAGTTGGAGCGATGCGGAGAAGGCGCGGATCGTGGCCGAGAGTGCCGATCCGGAGACGAGCATTTCCGAGGTGGCTCGACGCAACGGGGTGAACCGGGGACTGCTCAGTGTGTGGCGGCGCCAGGCGCGGCTCGCGTCGAGCGAAGCGCCGCAGTTCGTGCAAGTCAGGCTCGAGGCCGCCGTCGAGGCGCAGCCGAACGCGATCGATAAGGCGCATGTTCTGACGGATCCGGCCGAGCGGATCGAGGTGATGATCGCGGGCGCGACGGTGCGCGTGCCCGTCGGCGTCGACGCCGCGACGCTGGAGCGCGTGCTGGCGGCGGTGAGATCGACGCGATGA
- the tnpB gene encoding IS66 family insertion sequence element accessory protein TnpB (TnpB, as the term is used for proteins encoded by IS66 family insertion elements, is considered an accessory protein, since TnpC, encoded by a neighboring gene, is a DDE family transposase.) gives MISFGPMVRVFVATQPIDFRKGVHGLVALVAEGLGGKPYSGDVYVFRSKRSDRLKLLVFDGSGMVLATKWLENGGFAWPPVREGTMPVTGAQLAMLIEGLAEWSRVVPKVTKRPTKVA, from the coding sequence ATGATCTCTTTCGGTCCAATGGTCCGTGTGTTCGTCGCGACGCAGCCGATTGACTTTCGTAAAGGCGTTCATGGCCTTGTCGCGCTGGTAGCGGAGGGATTAGGCGGCAAGCCCTACAGCGGTGACGTTTATGTCTTCCGATCGAAGCGATCGGATCGTTTGAAGCTACTGGTTTTTGACGGCTCGGGAATGGTTCTAGCGACGAAGTGGCTGGAGAATGGGGGCTTTGCCTGGCCACCTGTTCGCGAGGGTACGATGCCGGTGACGGGGGCGCAACTGGCGATGCTGATTGAAGGTCTTGCGGAGTGGTCGCGTGTGGTCCCGAAGGTGACGAAGCGGCCGACGAAGGTTGCCTGA
- the tnpC gene encoding IS66 family transposase, translated as MALRPEDLPSDPAALAEMVLAFEGENDDLRAEIATLKSLIFGARSERAAIVCAEQIAFDLERTAGSQLPANDDKPDAPRPERRKAKRNIGALPAHLPRVERVIEPASTLCPCCTGQMHRIGEESSEALDRVPAWLRVLRTIRPKYACRSCEGPIVQAPAPARLVEGGMATTALIAHIAAAKYAWQSTLYRQTQILAGQGVVVDRQTLARWMGSAAWLVRGLYDLQLKTMHGFERLFCDETPMPVLDPGRGRTRICQFWAHATDDRAWKGPAPPAVAYVFAGGRGKKEIVAQLAGFEGVLQVDGYAAYASLAGDAMMSGQIQLAYCLVHARRNFVRVHKTTNSPFAAEVIERIAAVYAIEERIRGLDAGERRATRQAETKPLMEALRARLIAVKDGISRRSTLIKAIDYMLERWQGLTTFLDDGRLEPDTNTVERSIRPIAIGKKNSLFSGDEGGGETWAILASLLNTAKLNGLDPEAYLVDVLDRMVSGATKTNQLHELLAWNWKAAREAEKRAVA; from the coding sequence ATGGCGCTTCGCCCCGAAGATCTCCCCTCTGACCCTGCGGCTCTTGCCGAGATGGTGCTGGCTTTCGAAGGCGAGAACGATGATCTGCGCGCAGAGATCGCCACGTTGAAGAGCCTGATCTTCGGCGCACGATCGGAGCGCGCGGCGATCGTCTGCGCCGAACAGATCGCGTTTGATCTGGAACGGACCGCCGGCTCACAGCTCCCGGCCAATGACGACAAACCGGACGCGCCGCGGCCGGAGCGGCGCAAAGCGAAGCGCAACATCGGCGCGCTGCCGGCGCATCTGCCTCGGGTCGAGCGGGTGATCGAGCCGGCGTCCACGCTGTGCCCGTGCTGCACGGGTCAGATGCATCGGATCGGCGAGGAGAGCAGCGAAGCGCTCGATCGGGTTCCCGCGTGGCTGCGTGTGCTCCGCACGATCCGTCCAAAATACGCCTGCCGCTCCTGTGAGGGCCCGATTGTCCAGGCCCCGGCACCGGCGCGGCTCGTCGAGGGCGGCATGGCAACGACGGCGCTGATCGCGCATATCGCCGCGGCCAAATATGCCTGGCAATCGACGCTCTATCGCCAGACGCAGATCCTGGCGGGTCAGGGTGTCGTCGTCGACCGTCAGACGCTGGCGCGCTGGATGGGGAGCGCGGCGTGGCTGGTCAGGGGCCTCTACGATCTGCAACTGAAGACTATGCACGGCTTCGAGCGGCTGTTCTGCGACGAGACGCCGATGCCAGTGCTCGATCCGGGACGCGGCCGCACGAGGATCTGCCAGTTCTGGGCGCACGCGACGGACGATCGGGCGTGGAAGGGGCCGGCGCCGCCGGCGGTCGCCTACGTGTTCGCAGGTGGTCGCGGCAAAAAGGAGATCGTGGCGCAGTTAGCCGGCTTCGAAGGCGTGCTGCAAGTCGACGGCTATGCCGCCTACGCCTCGCTGGCGGGCGATGCGATGATGTCGGGCCAGATCCAGCTGGCGTATTGTCTCGTTCACGCGCGCCGCAACTTCGTGAGGGTGCACAAGACGACGAACTCACCCTTCGCCGCGGAGGTCATCGAGCGCATTGCGGCCGTCTACGCGATCGAGGAGAGGATCCGCGGTCTCGATGCTGGGGAACGCCGCGCGACGCGACAGGCCGAGACGAAGCCGCTGATGGAGGCGTTGAGGGCCCGTCTGATCGCGGTGAAGGACGGGATCTCCCGCCGCTCGACGCTCATCAAGGCGATCGACTACATGCTCGAACGCTGGCAGGGCCTGACGACGTTCCTGGATGACGGGCGGCTCGAGCCGGACACCAACACGGTCGAACGATCGATCAGGCCAATTGCGATCGGAAAAAAGAACTCGTTGTTCAGTGGTGACGAAGGCGGGGGCGAGACCTGGGCGATACTCGCTTCGCTTCTTAACACAGCGAAATTGAATGGCCTCGACCCCGAGGCGTATCTCGTCGACGTTCTCGATCGCATGGTGAGCGGCGCCACGAAGACCAACCAGCTTCACGAACTTCTGGCCTGGAACTGGAAGGCCGCACGCGAAGCCGAAAAGCGGGCCGTGGCATGA
- a CDS encoding UPF0149 family protein → MTKPKQGRGTRKARKTTMADYAMSFERLGQWISKRARSPTLRHPRATSLSMLDGAVAAVVAGPVSMASEEWVCPLLGVDPDAFNHDTEEFSAIAATLMRHNAISETLSTRPESFEPLFVRSPDGEVDPQPWCMGFYAVMKLRLLVWSRLLPPNGTEHLMLRPILVHCIDDAGRPLLPPARRTLGTQPIIQNAWRNIPATVEALRQFWMPIRFKRGA, encoded by the coding sequence ATGACGAAGCCGAAGCAAGGGCGGGGAACGCGAAAAGCACGCAAGACGACGATGGCGGACTATGCCATGTCGTTCGAACGGCTCGGGCAATGGATCAGCAAGCGCGCCAGGTCGCCGACGCTTCGGCATCCGCGGGCGACGTCGCTCTCCATGCTCGATGGCGCGGTGGCCGCGGTCGTCGCCGGGCCGGTCTCGATGGCGTCCGAGGAATGGGTGTGCCCGCTCCTCGGCGTAGATCCCGACGCCTTCAATCACGACACCGAGGAGTTCTCGGCAATCGCCGCCACGCTGATGCGCCACAACGCTATCAGCGAGACGCTGTCGACGAGACCGGAGAGCTTCGAGCCGCTGTTCGTGCGATCACCGGACGGCGAAGTCGACCCGCAGCCCTGGTGCATGGGCTTCTACGCCGTCATGAAGCTTCGGCTTCTCGTCTGGTCGCGGCTTCTCCCCCCGAATGGAACCGAACACCTTATGCTGCGGCCGATCTTGGTCCATTGCATCGACGACGCCGGTCGACCCTTGCTACCCCCGGCCCGGCGCACGCTGGGAACGCAGCCCATCATCCAAAACGCCTGGCGCAACATTCCAGCAACCGTCGAGGCCCTCCGGCAGTTCTGGATGCCTATACGCTTCAAGCGCGGTGCGTAG
- a CDS encoding type IV toxin-antitoxin system AbiEi family antitoxin domain-containing protein, which produces MATTQRNKLRRLYTRLAPGAPLTSGDLTALGISADLAVHYVRAGWLQRLARGVYCQPNDPPTLHPSLVLLQRSFEGLHVGGKSAFDWHGIRQYIPQRPVLHLYGWKAGRLPEWFTQRFPAEYHRKRLFKEEPGALLHVRPFESRKGGPLVSAPERALLEVLSEVGVRQPLQEARELVESTYSLRADLLRDLLKRCTSVKTVRLCLQLGRELSQPWASKLDPSQLPKGSDRAWVSRSADGLLVLKP; this is translated from the coding sequence ATGGCTACGACCCAAAGAAACAAGCTAAGAAGGCTGTACACCCGCTTGGCGCCGGGGGCGCCGCTGACCTCCGGTGACCTCACCGCCCTCGGGATATCGGCTGACCTTGCCGTCCACTATGTCCGTGCCGGCTGGTTGCAACGGTTGGCACGCGGCGTCTATTGCCAGCCAAACGATCCGCCCACTTTGCACCCGAGCCTCGTCCTGCTGCAGCGGAGCTTCGAAGGATTGCATGTCGGCGGCAAGTCGGCCTTCGACTGGCACGGCATCCGCCAGTACATCCCCCAGCGGCCCGTCCTCCATCTATACGGCTGGAAAGCCGGACGCCTTCCGGAGTGGTTCACCCAGCGCTTCCCGGCCGAGTACCACCGCAAGCGACTCTTCAAGGAAGAACCCGGCGCGCTGCTTCATGTCCGGCCCTTCGAGAGCCGCAAGGGCGGCCCGCTCGTCTCGGCGCCGGAACGCGCATTGCTGGAGGTGCTGAGCGAAGTCGGCGTCCGGCAGCCGCTGCAAGAAGCGCGCGAGCTGGTCGAAAGCACTTACAGCCTGCGTGCCGATCTGCTGCGAGACCTGCTCAAGCGCTGCACCAGCGTCAAGACCGTGCGCCTGTGCCTGCAGCTTGGCCGCGAACTCTCTCAGCCCTGGGCCAGCAAGCTCGATCCGTCTCAACTGCCCAAGGGCAGCGACCGGGCCTGGGTGTCCCGCTCCGCTGATGGGCTCCTGGTGCTGAAGCCATGA
- a CDS encoding DNA -binding domain-containing protein translates to MQKSAADLDVADAAPTAPILTDYDEQHLVTYLRLLDAAADGSDWKEVARTVLHIDVAREPDRARRAWETHLARARWITEHGYRDLLRGGAPH, encoded by the coding sequence ATGCAGAAGTCAGCGGCCGATCTTGATGTCGCCGATGCCGCGCCGACCGCGCCGATTCTGACCGACTATGACGAGCAGCACCTGGTCACCTATCTCCGTCTGCTCGATGCCGCAGCCGATGGCTCCGACTGGAAAGAGGTCGCGCGGACCGTGCTGCATATTGACGTCGCGCGCGAGCCGGATCGGGCGCGCCGGGCGTGGGAAACCCATCTCGCCCGTGCCCGCTGGATCACCGAGCATGGCTACCGGGATCTGCTGCGGGGCGGGGCACCGCACTGA
- a CDS encoding RHE_PE00001 family protein, producing the protein MQNGYSIPDPLPWAQLAGPLAIAEDALARLDERLAKSPIRDGWIARTHYTDACASLWLEGELVHLEDLVLHDAGMDIRAPTHELTRAHAVLRTRRRIADAKPDWAPSPAGLDSLRGRTGQGEWEEGRGIRKEGERSFVGGYDSGDADLDTSLGGIESDPHLAAAFAAVDAANAKAERTLAGGSRTQSERDPVVYDPDWDEDARLDDWRAVVEQTRILPPTLAAALATEAWDAIAPLQHTPWLGRLLAASVLRARAKTRWHLPCLHDGLKAIPRERRRPRDAAARLAVQLEAITAAAAAGLKDHDRWLNQRTLLARKLAGRRATSKLPALLDYMLTRPIASAGMIAKELKITPRAAQDLVGELDLREVTGRGRYRAWGIL; encoded by the coding sequence TTGCAAAACGGTTACTCAATTCCCGATCCACTGCCTTGGGCTCAGCTAGCCGGCCCACTCGCCATCGCCGAGGACGCGCTTGCCCGGCTCGACGAACGCCTGGCCAAGAGCCCGATCCGCGACGGCTGGATTGCGCGCACACATTATACTGACGCCTGCGCCAGTCTGTGGCTGGAAGGCGAATTGGTCCATCTCGAAGATCTGGTTCTCCACGACGCCGGCATGGACATCCGCGCCCCGACCCACGAACTCACCCGCGCCCACGCCGTGCTACGGACCCGGCGCCGCATCGCCGACGCGAAGCCGGATTGGGCGCCATCGCCGGCGGGGCTCGACAGCCTGCGCGGCCGCACCGGGCAGGGCGAGTGGGAGGAGGGCAGGGGCATCCGAAAGGAAGGGGAGCGAAGCTTCGTCGGCGGCTACGATAGCGGAGACGCTGATCTCGACACGTCGCTTGGCGGCATCGAGTCCGACCCGCACCTAGCCGCCGCCTTCGCCGCGGTCGACGCCGCGAATGCCAAGGCGGAGCGGACACTCGCCGGCGGGAGTCGCACCCAGTCCGAGCGGGACCCGGTGGTCTACGACCCCGACTGGGACGAGGACGCGCGTCTCGACGACTGGCGCGCCGTGGTCGAGCAGACCCGCATATTGCCGCCGACGCTCGCGGCCGCGCTTGCGACTGAGGCTTGGGACGCCATCGCCCCGCTGCAGCACACGCCCTGGCTCGGCCGGCTGCTGGCAGCCAGCGTGTTGCGCGCGCGGGCCAAGACCCGCTGGCATCTGCCCTGCCTGCATGACGGGTTGAAGGCCATCCCCCGCGAACGCCGGCGGCCGCGCGACGCGGCGGCGCGACTCGCCGTGCAACTCGAGGCCATCACCGCTGCCGCGGCGGCCGGTCTCAAGGACCACGACCGCTGGCTTAACCAGCGAACCCTGCTCGCCCGAAAACTCGCCGGCCGTCGCGCCACGTCAAAACTGCCGGCGCTGCTCGACTATATGCTGACCCGGCCGATCGCCTCGGCCGGTATGATCGCGAAGGAGCTTAAGATCACGCCGCGCGCCGCTCAGGACCTGGTCGGCGAGCTTGACCTGCGGGAGGTGACCGGCAGGGGACGATATCGGGCTTGGGGGATTCTGTAG
- a CDS encoding type II toxin-antitoxin system VapC family toxin: protein MFIDASALTALLTDEEEARELLARLQQTGTRLTSPLAVWEAAVAVARVLDLSVSAAAEAIEEYLALMEIAVVAVPAETARLALDAFDRFGKGRHPASLNFGDCFAYACARHLGQPLMFKGGDFPQTDIEAA, encoded by the coding sequence ATGTTCATCGACGCTTCGGCTTTGACCGCGCTCCTGACCGACGAGGAGGAGGCACGAGAGCTTTTGGCTCGCCTGCAGCAGACCGGAACGCGTCTGACGTCACCGTTGGCGGTATGGGAGGCGGCGGTCGCGGTCGCGCGCGTGCTGGATCTTTCGGTCAGCGCCGCCGCCGAAGCGATCGAAGAGTATTTGGCGCTGATGGAGATCGCCGTTGTCGCGGTGCCGGCTGAAACGGCAAGGCTCGCTCTCGACGCCTTCGACCGATTCGGCAAGGGCCGGCATCCGGCGAGCCTCAATTTCGGGGACTGTTTTGCCTACGCTTGCGCCCGGCATCTGGGGCAGCCCTTGATGTTCAAGGGCGGTGACTTTCCGCAAACCGATATCGAAGCCGCCTAA
- a CDS encoding type II toxin-antitoxin system VapB family antitoxin yields MAFHIKNPETDALARKVASLKKLGLTEAVHVALAHELEREQGKPSLVDLGVQFCRDLRARGDAAKGQPADKAFRDSLYEDT; encoded by the coding sequence ATGGCCTTCCACATCAAGAACCCTGAGACCGACGCGCTCGCTCGCAAGGTGGCCTCGCTAAAAAAACTCGGCCTCACCGAAGCAGTGCACGTGGCGCTCGCCCATGAGCTCGAGCGCGAGCAGGGCAAGCCGTCTTTGGTCGACCTTGGCGTCCAGTTCTGCCGGGATCTACGCGCGAGGGGCGACGCCGCCAAGGGACAGCCCGCCGATAAGGCGTTCCGCGACAGTTTGTATGAGGACACCTGA